One genomic window of Coffea eugenioides isolate CCC68of chromosome 1, Ceug_1.0, whole genome shotgun sequence includes the following:
- the LOC113767456 gene encoding uncharacterized protein LOC113767456 translates to MRKETRQLREEQSSVVSQRSEPGVEPKDSFGDTSSDSDQEKIAMANARILRELAALDLNQQPLCITFSTLNNNTPFKLKSGLIHLLPSFHGLSCEEPYKHLQEFDIMCNSMKPSEITEEQIKMRAFPFSLKDSAKDWLYYLPPGSITTWDQDRSIIDAASGGTLVNKTSRAAWELIEGMAENSQQFGTREDVPIRKVNEVETSSIQQQLTELTSFVRQLAVGNASQAKVYEICTGLGHST, encoded by the exons ATGAGAAAGGAAACCAGACAGCTCCGAGAAGAGCAGTCCAGTGTTGTATCTCAGAGATCTGAGCCAGGAGTTGAACCAAAGGATTCGTTTGGTGACACTTCGAGTGACTCTGATCAAGAGAAAATTGCTATGGCTAATGCACGAatattaagggagttggctgctcttgatttaaatcagcagcctttATGCATTACTTTTTCCACTTTAAATAATAACACTCCGTTCAAATtaaaatctggtctaattcatctTTTACCTTCTTTTCATGGTTTATCATGTGAGGAGCCGTATAAGCATCTGCAGGAGTTTGATATCATGTGTAATAGTATGAAACCCTCAGAAATCacagaagagcagataaaaatgagggcattcccCTTCTCCTTGAAAGATTCTGCAAAAGACTGGTTATACTACCTACCACCgggtagtatcaccacgtgggacca AGACAGGAGTATTATTGATGCTGCGAGTGGAGGGACACTGGTGAATAAGACTTCTAGAGCAGCGTGGGAGTTAATTGAGGGAATGGCAGAGAATTCACAACAATTCGGTACGAGGGAGGATGTTCCAATACGTAAGGTAAATGAGGTAGAGACATCTTCTATCCAGCAGCAGTTGACCGAGTTGACTTCTTTTGTTAGGCAACTGGCTGTAGGAAACGCATCTCAGGCCAAGGTGTACGAAATTTGCACTGGTTTGGGTCACTCTACGTAG
- the LOC113783074 gene encoding isoflavone reductase homolog TP7-like: MPEKSKILIIGGTGYIGEFIVEASTKAGHPTFVLVRESTVSDPVKGKFVEGFKNSGATLVHGDLYDHESLVKAIKQVDVVILTVGNGQLNDQRKIIDAIKEAGNVKKFYPSEFGVDVDRQNAVEPAKSAFAGKSQLRRATEAAGIPYTCLSSNAFAGYFLPTLLQPGAILGDGNAKDCSCF, translated from the exons ATGCCAGAAAAAAGCAAGATTTTGATCATTGGTGGAACAGGATACATTGGCGAGTTTATAGTTGAGGCCAGCACTAAGGCTGGCCATCCCACCTTTGTGCTGGTTAGAGAATCTACAGTTTCTGATCCTGTTAAGGGAAAATTTGTTGAAGGCTTCAAGAACTCTGGGGCGACTCTTGTTCAT GGTGACTTGTATGATCATGAAAGTTTAGTGAAGGCCATAAAACAGGTGGATGTGGTCATCTTAACTGTTGGTAACGGACAATTGAATGATCAGAGGAAGATCATTGATGCAATTAAAGAAGCTGGAAATGTCAAG AAATTCTACCCTTCGGAGTTTGGAGTTGATGTGGATCGCCAAAATGCAGTAGAGCCTGCCAAGTCTGCATTTGCAGGAAAGTCTCAGCTTCGTAGAGCTACTGAGGCAGCAGGGATCCCTTACACTTGTCTCTCATCTAACGCTTTTGCTGGATATTTTCTTCCAACCTTGTTGCAGCCAGGAGCCATCTTGGGAGATGGAAATGCTAAAG ATTGTAGCTGTTTTTAA
- the LOC113767466 gene encoding uncharacterized protein LOC113767466 encodes MQNQISQMAISINRLESQVNGRLPSQPELNLKNVSAMTLRSGKEIQGSELVTPKDKDEEKIEKELQAENTSTKNPVVLPDSIINVKTNPPPFLCRLEKSKKQDKEKEILEVLRKVEINIPLLDAIKQVMKYAKFLRDLCVNRKRLRGDERVIVGENVSAVLQRKLPPKCGDPGRFTVPCKIANTLIRNTLLDLGVSINVMPKSMYASLNLSPLKETEIIIQLANRTNAYPDGLVEDVLVKVNELIFPADFYVLNMDDDHSPDPSPLCY; translated from the coding sequence ATGCAAAATCAGATAAGTCAGATGGCAATATCAATCAACCGTCTGGAGTCTCAAGTAAATGGAAGATTGCCATCCCAACCTGAACTGAACCTGAAGAACGTAAGTGCAATGACTTTAAGGAGCgggaaggaaattcaggggTCCGAACTCGTGACTCCAAAGGATAAGGACGAAGAGAAGATTGAGAAAGAACTTCAGGCAGAGAATACAAGCACCAAAAATCCAGTGGTACTCCCTGACTCGATCATAAACGTTAAAACTAATCCCCCTCCATTTCTTTGCAGGTTGGAGAAATCGAAGAAGCAGGACAAGGAGAAAGAGATCCTGGAGGTGCTTCGCAAAGTAGAGATCAATATCCCCCTACTAGACGCCATCAAGCAAGTGATGAAGTATGCAAAATTTCTGAGGGACCTATGTGTCAATCGAAAGAGGCtgaggggagatgaaagagTTATTGTTGGGGAGAATGTGTCAGCAGTTCTCCAAAGAAAGCTACCACCAAAGTGTGGGGATCCAGGTAGGTTTACTGTCCCATGTAAGATAGCTAATACTCTGATTAGGAATACCCTGCTAGATTTAGGAGTATCGATCAACGTAATGCCTAAATCTATGTATGCTTCTTTGAACCTCAGTCCATTAAAAGAAACCgagataataattcaattagctAACCGAACAAATGCATACCCTGATGGGTTGGTAGAGGACGTGCTGGTTAAAGTTAATGAATTGATATTCCCGGCTGACTTTTATGTACTTAATATGGATGATGATCATTCCCCGGACCCCTCACCTTTGTGCTACTAG